Proteins encoded within one genomic window of Micromonospora halotolerans:
- a CDS encoding glycosyltransferase family 4 protein, which produces MKVALLGPVAWRTPPYHYGPWEQVTGLLAEGLTARGVDVTLFATLDSVTSASLDGVCPRGYADDPSMDGRVWEALHVSHAMARSAQFDLVHNHLDWLPLAFAAHCDAPLLTTVHGFSGAGILPAYTRARSSYVSISDADRTAGLDYAATVHHGVDLTGLPFTRDAGPGLVAFGRIHPDKGTHTAIEIARLAGRPLTICGIVQDERYFTEQVAPHIDGDQVVFLGAVGPRRRAEILGASTALLHPIAFDEPFGLSVVEAMACGTPVVAYARGAMPEVIDVGVTGFLVHTVEQAADAVTRVSGLDRAGCRARARQRFGADRMVTDYLAVYDDLIHRPQRRTC; this is translated from the coding sequence GTGAAGGTGGCCCTGCTCGGGCCGGTCGCCTGGCGGACACCCCCTTACCACTACGGCCCCTGGGAGCAGGTGACCGGCCTGCTCGCGGAGGGGCTGACCGCACGCGGTGTCGACGTGACACTCTTCGCCACGCTGGACTCGGTCACCTCCGCCTCCCTCGACGGTGTGTGCCCCCGCGGGTACGCCGACGATCCGAGCATGGACGGCCGGGTGTGGGAGGCGCTGCACGTCTCGCACGCGATGGCCCGCTCGGCGCAGTTCGACCTGGTGCACAACCACCTCGACTGGCTGCCGCTGGCCTTCGCCGCGCACTGCGACGCTCCGCTGCTCACCACCGTGCACGGCTTCTCCGGTGCGGGAATCCTTCCCGCCTACACCAGGGCCCGCTCGTCCTACGTGTCGATCTCCGACGCCGACCGGACCGCCGGCCTCGACTACGCCGCCACGGTGCACCACGGCGTCGACCTCACCGGGCTGCCGTTCACCCGGGACGCCGGCCCGGGACTGGTCGCCTTCGGCCGGATCCATCCCGACAAGGGCACCCACACCGCCATCGAGATAGCGCGGCTCGCCGGCCGGCCCCTGACCATCTGCGGCATCGTGCAGGACGAGCGGTACTTCACCGAACAGGTGGCCCCGCACATCGACGGCGATCAGGTCGTCTTCCTCGGCGCGGTGGGTCCCCGCCGACGTGCGGAGATCCTGGGCGCCAGCACCGCGCTGCTGCACCCGATCGCCTTCGACGAGCCGTTCGGCCTGTCGGTGGTGGAGGCGATGGCCTGTGGCACGCCGGTCGTGGCGTACGCCCGGGGGGCCATGCCGGAGGTCATCGACGTGGGGGTGACGGGATTTCTCGTGCACACCGTCGAGCAGGCCGCCGACGCGGTGACCCGGGTCAGCGGCCTCGACCGGGCCGGCTGCCGGGCCCGGGCGCGGCAGCGCTTCGGCGCCGACCGGATGGTCACCGACTACCTGGCCGTCTACGACGACCTCATTCACCGCCCGCAACGCCGGACCTGCTGA
- a CDS encoding SigB/SigF/SigG family RNA polymerase sigma factor, whose protein sequence is MVTPIATATAVLSPPPHHAATGHSEQLLRRRASLTADDPDRARLRARIIEANLPLAGRLARRYTGRGEPYEDLAQVGALALIRAVDGYDTERGTPFASYAIPTILGAMRRHFRDTAWAIRVPRAAQELTYRVPAARSEFGQRRGRLPTDGELAGHLKVTVAELLAALAASEVYRLPSLNELQPGSNAVERIALIGAVDPGYAAVDDHMTLRLVLAALSARERQILAMRFHGDLTQAEIAGRVGLSQMHVSRLLKRSLAQLRAGMLN, encoded by the coding sequence ATGGTCACCCCCATCGCGACAGCGACGGCAGTTCTCTCTCCTCCGCCTCACCACGCGGCAACGGGCCACAGCGAGCAGCTGCTGCGTCGTCGTGCGAGCCTGACTGCCGACGATCCCGACCGCGCGCGGCTGCGAGCCCGGATCATCGAGGCCAACCTGCCGCTGGCCGGTCGGCTGGCGCGCCGCTACACCGGTCGCGGAGAGCCCTACGAGGACCTGGCACAGGTGGGCGCGCTCGCCCTGATCAGGGCCGTCGACGGATACGACACCGAGCGGGGGACGCCGTTCGCCAGCTACGCCATTCCGACCATTCTCGGCGCCATGCGGCGGCACTTCCGCGACACCGCCTGGGCGATCCGGGTGCCGCGCGCAGCCCAGGAACTGACGTACCGGGTGCCCGCCGCCCGGAGCGAGTTCGGGCAGCGACGCGGTCGCCTACCGACGGACGGAGAACTCGCCGGCCACCTGAAGGTGACCGTCGCCGAACTCCTGGCCGCCCTCGCCGCCTCGGAGGTCTACCGGTTGCCGTCGCTGAACGAGCTGCAGCCCGGGAGCAACGCCGTCGAGCGCATCGCGCTCATCGGCGCCGTCGATCCGGGGTACGCCGCCGTGGACGACCACATGACGCTCCGGCTGGTCCTCGCGGCGCTCTCCGCGCGAGAGCGTCAGATCCTGGCCATGCGCTTCCACGGCGACCTGACCCAGGCGGAGATCGCCGGCCGGGTCGGGTTGTCGCAGATGCACGTCTCCCGGCTGCTGAAGCGCTCCCTGGCCCAGCTCAGGGCCGGGATGCTCAACTGA
- a CDS encoding GAF and ANTAR domain-containing protein produces MGESQLADVFVELADTLVDDFDVIEFLHGLAGRCVELLGVSAAGLLLTDQRDTLRVVAASSERTRLLELFQLQTDQGPSVDCFRTGQPVSVADLATAGRWPRFTAAAAEVGFAAVHALPMRLRSEVIGTLTLFDVRRGALDEGRLRIGQALADVATIGLLQQRAIHRRDILTEQLQTALTSRVLIEQAKGVLAERLQVDVGEAFALLREGARSRNRRLSELSRAIVDGSERFAPGRLSSGPTDGPGPAR; encoded by the coding sequence ATGGGCGAGAGTCAACTGGCGGACGTGTTCGTGGAACTGGCCGACACTCTCGTCGACGACTTCGACGTGATCGAGTTCCTGCACGGGCTGGCCGGGCGATGTGTCGAACTGCTGGGTGTGTCGGCGGCCGGGTTGCTCCTGACCGACCAGCGGGACACGCTGCGGGTGGTCGCCGCCTCCTCCGAACGCACCCGGCTGCTGGAGCTGTTCCAGCTCCAGACCGACCAGGGTCCCTCCGTGGACTGCTTCCGTACCGGTCAGCCGGTGTCGGTCGCCGACCTGGCGACCGCCGGCCGCTGGCCGAGGTTCACCGCCGCCGCGGCCGAGGTCGGCTTCGCCGCGGTGCACGCCCTGCCCATGCGCCTGCGCTCCGAGGTCATCGGCACGCTGACCCTCTTCGACGTCCGGCGGGGGGCCCTCGACGAGGGCAGGCTCCGCATCGGACAGGCGCTCGCCGACGTGGCCACCATCGGGCTGCTCCAGCAACGCGCCATCCACCGCCGCGACATCCTCACCGAACAGCTGCAGACCGCGCTCACCAGCCGAGTCCTGATCGAGCAGGCCAAGGGGGTCCTCGCCGAGCGCCTCCAGGTGGACGTGGGTGAGGCCTTCGCGCTGCTGCGCGAGGGTGCACGCAGCCGCAACCGGCGACTGTCCGAACTGTCCCGGGCGATCGTCGACGGTTCCGAACGGTTCGCGCCGGGACGGCTGTCGAGCGGCCCGACTGACGGCCCCGGGCCGGCCCGCTGA